In a single window of the Streptomyces sp. CGMCC 4.7035 genome:
- a CDS encoding Rv1733c family protein, giving the protein MRAIGGLWRWRRNPLRRTTDLVESWVALVALLLILAAAPVAGALTGSVAQDSLQRSVRDQRQTHHRVSATVVKQLNHGPLDPDPDSASTREAQSRVLADWTAPDGTAQHGEILSDLKSPHQGDHFGVWTDGHGRITGRPLDSTTATTHAVLAGFGTAMLTVGLIEGIRRLIVWRMVRRRYARWDQAWDKAGPDWGRTGTGS; this is encoded by the coding sequence ATGCGAGCTATCGGCGGTCTTTGGCGCTGGCGGCGCAATCCGCTGCGCCGCACGACCGATCTGGTCGAGTCCTGGGTGGCGCTCGTCGCCCTGCTGCTCATCCTCGCCGCCGCGCCCGTCGCCGGTGCCCTGACGGGTTCGGTGGCCCAGGACTCGCTACAGCGGTCCGTGCGGGACCAGCGGCAGACGCACCACCGGGTTTCGGCCACCGTCGTCAAGCAGCTCAACCACGGCCCGCTGGACCCGGATCCGGACAGCGCGTCGACGCGGGAGGCGCAAAGCCGCGTGCTCGCCGACTGGACAGCGCCGGACGGCACCGCGCAGCACGGCGAGATACTGTCCGACCTCAAGTCCCCGCACCAGGGGGACCACTTCGGCGTCTGGACCGACGGCCACGGCCGAATAACTGGCCGCCCGTTGGACAGCACCACCGCGACGACGCACGCCGTGCTGGCCGGTTTCGGTACGGCCATGCTGACCGTGGGACTCATAGAGGGCATCAGACGGCTGATCGTCTGGCGCATGGTCCGTCGCCGGTACGCGCGCTGGGACCAGGCCTGGGACAAGGCGGGCCCCGACTGGGGCCGGACCGGCACGGGCAGTTGA
- a CDS encoding MOSC domain-containing protein: protein MPKPALHSIHVHPVKALRGQAPREAVVEPWGLAGDRRWAIIDEAGKVVTQREHPRLALAAAELLPGGGIRVSAPGLAALTVTVPDPVATTTARWAGEKIETVPAGPPASEWFSTYLGEAVRLVHLDDPAVRRPIDDPPYGRPGETVSLADGYPLLLTALASLDALNSLIAQGDRPDEGPLPMNRFRPNVVVAGTAPWAEDDWRRIAIGEVTFRVAKMCGRCVVTTTDQTTAQRGKEPLRTLGRHRRFGDKLAFGQNLVPETVGTVRIGDPVTVLE from the coding sequence ATGCCGAAACCAGCGCTGCACTCGATTCATGTCCACCCGGTCAAGGCGCTGCGGGGCCAGGCGCCCCGCGAAGCCGTTGTGGAGCCATGGGGGCTGGCCGGGGACCGTCGCTGGGCGATCATCGACGAGGCGGGCAAAGTCGTCACCCAACGCGAACACCCGCGCCTCGCATTGGCCGCCGCCGAGCTCCTGCCCGGCGGCGGTATCCGCGTGTCCGCGCCAGGTCTGGCCGCGCTGACCGTCACCGTGCCCGACCCGGTCGCCACGACGACCGCCAGGTGGGCGGGTGAGAAGATCGAGACGGTACCCGCCGGGCCACCGGCAAGCGAGTGGTTCAGTACGTACCTCGGCGAGGCCGTGCGCCTCGTCCACCTCGACGATCCCGCCGTTCGCCGCCCTATCGACGACCCGCCGTACGGGCGCCCGGGCGAGACCGTCAGCCTCGCCGACGGCTATCCGCTGCTGCTCACCGCACTCGCCTCCCTCGACGCCCTCAACTCCCTGATCGCGCAGGGCGATCGCCCCGACGAGGGCCCGCTGCCCATGAACCGCTTCCGGCCGAACGTCGTGGTGGCCGGCACCGCCCCCTGGGCCGAGGACGACTGGCGGCGCATCGCCATCGGCGAGGTCACCTTCCGGGTCGCCAAGATGTGCGGACGCTGCGTCGTGACCACCACCGACCAGACCACCGCCCAGCGCGGCAAGGAGCCGCTGCGCACCCTCGGCCGCCACCGCCGCTTCGGCGACAAGCTGGCCTTCGGCCAGAACCTGGTGCCGGAGACCGTCGGGACGGTACGGATCGGCGATCCGGTCACGGTCCTCGAATAG
- a CDS encoding DUF6643 family protein produces MTSPRSTYGGGYYSASPFPDTPIYDSLVAERGTPQIAPIRVPSAYDTPGSNLPALPSALPALPAAPSQQAPAYGYPQTPQPAPLQQAPTAYIPQQAAGPRGYPGPQQMQQPRPMAAGPGTGYEAMRPAAPRPAPAPYQDPYNNGQQYRGY; encoded by the coding sequence ATGACCTCCCCCCGCTCCACCTATGGCGGCGGTTACTACTCCGCGTCGCCCTTCCCGGACACTCCGATCTACGACTCGCTCGTCGCCGAGCGGGGCACCCCGCAGATCGCTCCGATCCGGGTCCCCTCCGCGTACGACACGCCGGGCAGCAATCTGCCCGCACTGCCGTCGGCGCTTCCCGCGCTGCCGGCCGCACCGTCCCAGCAGGCCCCCGCCTACGGCTATCCGCAGACTCCACAGCCCGCACCGCTGCAGCAGGCCCCGACGGCGTACATCCCGCAGCAGGCGGCGGGGCCGCGCGGCTACCCGGGTCCGCAGCAGATGCAGCAGCCGCGCCCGATGGCCGCGGGTCCGGGCACGGGCTACGAGGCGATGCGCCCCGCGGCGCCGCGCCCCGCCCCGGCGCCGTACCAGGACCCGTACAACAACGGGCAGCAGTACCGCGGATACTGA